The DNA region GGAGAACCAAGGGATGGAAATGAGCGGCAAACCCGGCATTCCAATCCTTGTAGCCCGAAACCGGAAACCATCGCAATTTTACTGAAAACACAAACATCAAACCAAGCCCAAAAAGAAAATTGGGAACTGATATGCCAAACATTGTTATTGCCGCAATGCCATGGTCCAATGCACCGCCATGCTTCCTCGCACTGAGGATTCCCAGGGTCAAGGACACTGTAATGCTAATGACCATCGAAAACAAGGTGAGCGATAAAGTGGGCCGTATAGAATTCCCGATAAGTTCCGCTACCGGCAGACCCCTGGAAACTGTGGATATGCCCAAATTGCCGCGGAGTATATTTGAAACCCAGCGGCCATATTGGATAATCGGCTCGAGATTCAGGCCCATTCTCTCCCTCAAATCAGCGAGGGTTTCTGCGCTAGCATCTTCCCCCAGTATAACCATAGCAGGGTCTCCCGGAGCCATGCGAATAATAATGAAAATAATCACTGATACCACTATCAATACCGGAATAGTAGATAATAGCCTTTGAATCAGATATTTGTGCATAACCCTTGTCCTCTTACCTGTGAATGCCATCGGCAGGAAACTGCCGATGTTTCCGGTTTTTTCCTACTGCCTGATCTTGGCATTCCAAAAGAAAATTCCCTCTTTGGTTACTACCCCTTCCAGTTTTTTATTCCAGGCATAGAGATTATCCTGATGCCCAATGAGGAAAGTAGGAATATATTCCTCCCAGCAGTAAAGCTGTATTTTGTCCCACACGGCCTTGGCTTCTTCTTTGGTAGGCTGAGCGTAGAATTCTGTGATATAATTCTGCAAAGTTTCATCGTCCGCCCAGCCCCGTGCGTTTGCATCCAAGAAGGGTTTAATAACCGGAATAGGATGAATGACCTGGGTTCCAATGGTAAGCTCCCATTTACTAGGGTCCGGCGCAATGGAAGAGCTGGCAGCACTGTCACCGGCAATAAGCTGGGCATTCAAGCCAAAATCAATGAGCTGCCGCTGCAATACTGTAGCCATGGCATTGCTGGAATTAATGCGGATAGGCTCACCCCGATAATTAGATTTTGCAAGATACTCCCTGGCCTTAACAAGATCCTGCTGATTATAATACTGCGAACCTGCGGTGCTATACCAATACTGAGGCCTGTTCATATAAGATGAATCCAGTACATAGTGAGTCCCCATCTGAGCCAGCAACAAGTCTTCGTTATTCAGCATATAGTTGATGGCCTTTCTAAGATTGACATCCTTGAGAGGACCTTGTTTTTTATTAACCTGCATATAGGCGATTCCGTTCAAGGCAGGAACAACTTCCAGATCAGGATTATTTTTAACCCGGTCTTCGTCATCTACGGAGAGCGCAAAAATAGCATCATACTGACCGGTTTCCAGGCCCATAACCCTTGTTATCGGATCGGGAACATACCAATAATAAATTTTCTTAAGAAACCCATATTTATAACCGGCCTTACCATCAGCAAGTACATCGGGGTCTCCATAGGGAACATAGTCATCAAATTTTTCCAACAGTATATACTGATTCTGAACCCATTCTACAAATTTATAGGGACCGGTGCCAATATACTCTTTCCAAAATCCATTCACATCAAGGTTTTCGTTGGAGGCTGCGGTAGTAACCGTTGCAGGCTGGGCCGCACCGGCAAGAATATCAACAAAGGCGGCCGCCGGATTAGGCAGGTTAATTTTAAGAGTATACCTATCTACCTCTACAAACCGAGCCTCTTTTGCCAGAGTCGTTGCAATACCGAAATAACGTATCCACCGGTTCATTGAGGTTGCTGCGTCGATAGCCGTAAGTTCCGTACCGTCATGGAACTTAACCCCCTTACGGAGATAGAAGGTAATCTCCCTACCGTCAGGAGATACCGTCCAGCTTTCAGCAAGTTCGGGTACAACTTCTCCCGCAGCATTAAGGGTAACAAGCTTTTCAAAAACCTGTCCATCACCCACCATTTTTGGCGAATTACCCTGATCCCGGTGGGTATCGTATGAGGTTGCTTCCGATGCAATAGCAACATTTAAGGTGTCCCGGTAAACAACCGCTCCACCCTTTACCTGACTATCAGACTGCCCTGAGGATTTGGAATCCGAGCAGGCACTTAACGAAAAAAGAACTATAATTATCATCAAAAAACCTGAAAGCATCCACTTAGTGGATAAACGATTCAACATATTAATTCTCCTTTTAAATTCCGATTACATTGTGACGGTTACCAGCTCCAAAGTAAAAATCCTCGCTATTACAGCCTCCTAAATTCTTATTATACCGATCATTTTACTATGTTATTATACACAGGTATTTAATAAGAATTCATATAACATGTCAATGCTTTTTACGAAAAAAATAAAAAAAATCGGAATTACCGGTGAATCAGCGCTTTCCTCGTAGTAGATTACAGGGAAAAGCTATACTAAAATCATGCAATTCCTTTTATTATAAAGAATTACCCAATAATACGGAAATATGATACCTTACAAGATATTATCCGAACGCTTACCCAGCAAGTAAATAACTATTTTCCGGCTTATATCACCCTATAAAATCCGCACTTAAGGTACAAAGACTCGTCGTACCCCACCAGCACCGGGTGGTCCGGCCCTTGATAACGGAAATCCAATTGTATGAGCCTACGCTCCGCATCGGCAGCGGCCTCGGTTATCATACGCTTAAAGCGGCTCTCATCCAGGGCATGGCTGCAGGAACAGCTCACCAGGACACCACCGGGATTGAGCAGTTTTATTGCGCTTAGGTTTATTTCCTTGTAACCCCGCAGGGCGCCTTCTAAGGCGGACCGGGATTTTGCGAAAGCCGGCGGATCCAGAATGATAAGATCGAACTTTTCATTTTGCCGGTCACAGGCCCGGAGGTATTCAAACACATCCGCCTCTAGGGTAGTAATTCTGTCCCCTACCCCATTCAGGGCGGCGTTTTCCCGCAGCGTTTCCAGGGCTGCCGCGGACACATCCACGCAGGTTACCGAGGCGGCGCCGGCCCGGGCGGCGTGTATGCCAAAGCCCCCGGTATAGGCGCAGGCGTCCAGGACCCGCGCCCCGGCGCTTCCCTCAGCGGCGTTACCACCGACTGCGGCAAAGCTTGCGGCCCGCAGACGGTTATCCCGCTGGTCCAGAAAATGCCCGGTCTTCTGCCCCTCCCCGGGGTGGACAACAAAGGGAAGGCCCTTTTCAAATATTACTATACCCCCGGCGGGATAGCTGCCCCAGACAAGGTCCTCGCGCAGGGGAAACCCCTCCAGTTCCCGCATCTTTTCTGCGGACTTCTCAATTATACCTTCAGGCTTTCCCAGGGTGATATCCCAATTCGGGCCCAGAGCCGCCCCCAGCGTTTCATCAAGGGCTGAGAGGATATCCTCCCGGCGGCTATCCATGCCGTAAACCAAAAACTGTACCGCCAACCAGGACCGGGGCGAACCCAGCGCGGATTCGAGGGCCTCAAAACTGAGAGGCCGCTCCGGTATACGGGATTCAGCTTCCTCAAGGGGCCAACCTGTAAAACGGTCGATGATAAGCCCCGGCAGGAAGTCCGCCTCGGCGAAGACCAGCCGGGCCGATTCCCGGCAGAGGTCAAGGCCAGCAGTAAAACGGCGGTTTATGGCCTCACGGATTCTGCGCTTGAAGAAACCCTTGTCCATCCCCTCTTTGGAAGGGCTGTAGATCCGAGCGATGATCTTTGAATTGGGGTTTACCAGGGCCCGGCCCAGGTATTCCTTGCGGGAACTTTCCACATCGGCGATTTCCCCGGGTACTAAAACTGCGGGGGGAGCATCGCCGGGGCCGGAGAGAGTTTTCCCAACTTCGTTATCGTAGACCCAGGGATGGCCGGCTCGTATACGGCCCTCTTCACCGGGTTTTAAAATGATTCGTTTCATTAGTATTACTGTCCTCCTGGTGCACCGCGGCGCACCACAAATTCATTCCTGGGGGTCCAAAAGTTTCCACCTGCCTTGGCGGCAGCGGCGAGGAAGTGCTCCTGGGCCGAGACAAGGTCCTCCCCCTGAGCGGGGGCAAGATGCCGCCAGGAAGCGTCGCTTTTCAGTTCCCGGGCTTGTTGGTTATCCCGGCAATAGCTATCTAATATTTTCCTGAGTCGAACCTTGATATCCTCCTGAAGTACCGGGAACATCAATTCTACCCGGCGCTCCAGGTTGCGGGGCATCCAGTCGGCGCTGGCAAGGTAGTATTCCTCTGCGCCGCCGTTGGAGAAGTAGTAGATGCGGGAATGTTCCAGGTAGTGGCCGATGATACTTATCACCCGGATATTTTCCGACAGCCCCGGTACGCCGGGGATCAGGGTACAAATTCCCCGCACCACCAGGACAATCTTTACCCCCGCTTGGGAGGCCCGGTACAGGGCTTCAACAACATCCGTGTCTGCCAGGGCGTTCAGCTTTGCTATGATTTTTCCGGGGTGCTCCTGATTTGAACGCTTTGTTTCCCGGTCGATGAGTTCCAGTACACGCCGCTTCAGGGATGTGGGGGCAATCACCAGTTTCCGCATGGAGCTGATCACCGAATAGCCGGTGATCATGTTGAAAAATATCGAAGCGTCCAGGGCTATTTCTTCCCGGGAGGTAAAGAGCCCCAGGTCATCGTATTGCCGGGCGGTTTTATCGTTGTAATTTCCCGTGGAAAGATGGACATACCGTTTAATGCCCTCCTTTTCCCGGCGGATAATCATGCTTATCTTGGCATGAACTTTAAGCCGTGCCAGGCCGTAGACCACGATGACCCCGGCTTTTTCCAGGCGATTCGCCCAGGAAATATTGCGCTCTTCGTCAAACCGCGCCTTAAGTTCCACCACTGCGGTCACATGCTTGCCGTTCAGGGCGGCTTGCTCCAGGGCTTTAATGACTGGAGAATTGCCGCTGGTGCGGTAAAGGGCGGTTTTAATGGAAATCACCTGGGGGTCCGTTGCGGCGTCCTGGAAGAAGCGCACCACCGGGTCAAAGGATTCGTAGGGAAGGTGGAGCATCACATCCCGCTGGCTGATCCGGTCCCAGAGGGACTCCTCCTCGTTAAAAGCGGCGCTTGGATAGACTTTCCAGGCCTTGCTCCTGAGGGAGTCGAAGTCCCGGGCAGAGGCCAGATCCATAAGGCTGCCCAGATCCAGAGGACCATCAATTTCGTAGAGATCCTGTTCTTCCAGCCCCAGACGCCGGGCCAGTTCATCCCTCAGGCGGTGGCTTCCGGAAGAAAAGGTCATACGAACCACCGGCGAATGGGTACGCCCTTCGATAACCTCTTCCATGGCTTCAATAAAATCCTCGTCCCGTTTTTCATCCACCGAAAAGTCTGCGTCCCGGTTTATCCGGAAAAGCATAGTTTCTTTAACACGATATCCCGGAAAAAGATAGGCCCCCCAGGTCAACACTAAATCCTCCAGCAGAGCCCAGCAGGTTCTGCTAACAGAATCAGGGAGCCCATCAGGGGAACTATCCGTCGAAGTATCCCGGGGCAGCCAGATAATCCGGTCAAGCGCATGGGGGAGCTGGATAATGGCAATATGATCCTCCGCCTCCCCATCAGCCTGTTCCGGCTCCATAAGAAAGGCGACGTTAAGATCATTACCCGAAATAAAGGGTAGCTTTTCATCCGCTTCGATCCGTAGGGGTGTCAGGATGGGATAAACCTGGCCCAGAAAATAGGATTCCAGATAGTCCATCTGGGTTATGGAATAGGTATCCGGGCGTACCAGTTCCAGTCCTTCCCGGGCGAGGAGGGGAAACAGTTCGTTCTGGAGGCAGTCATACTGACGGAGTATCATAGAACGGGTCTTTTCCGCAGTTTTACTAAGCTGCTCCTCGGGTCGTAATCCCGAAGGATCAGGCCCGGCGCCGGCTCGCAATGCCTGTTTCATTGCCGCCACCCGGACCATAAAGAACCCGTCAAAGTTGGATGAAAAAATTGAAAAATACCAAAACCGATCCAGGGGAGGAAGATCCTGCCGCAGCCCCTCCTCCAGTACCCGTCCGTTAAAGTCAATCCAGGAAAGATCCCGGTTGAAAAAATGAGCAGTGGGGAGTGAGGAGCGAAGAATGTTAGTATCCTTGTCTGATAAATTATTGCCACTTGTCATAGTATTTCTCTCATTCCTCTTTTCTCATTCCTAATTCAATATCACTTTATACCCGAATACATTCTGGAACAAATCGGCTTTTTCCTCCAGCCCTATCCGTTCCAGGCTCAGGTCATAATTTCCCTGGGCATGGAGCAGTATGGCTTCGCTCTTCCGTTCCACCGTAATACTCCGGATATGCTGGGAATGGCCCCGGTCCAGGGCATCCGCCACCCGTAGTATGGAGGTCAGTTTAAGCATCAGGATCCGCTCTTCCCGTTGAAGGGCAATATAACTGATATCCGTTTCAGAAGGGAGGTCCCCCCGGTGATAGCGGATCACATTGGCGACTATGTCCAGTTCTTCCCTGTGGAGGCCGAAGATCTCCGAATTTGCAACAATATATTGGCCATGTTTTTGATGCCCGGAACCCCGAATGAACATACCGATGTCGTGGAGGGTGGCCGCCACTTCCAACATCATCCGCTCCCGGCGATTCATTCCGTGTTCGTGGATCAGAGCGTCAAAGAGGGTCATGCTGAGTTTGGCCACATGGAGGTTATGCAATTCGTCAAAGTGGTACTTCCGGCCCAAGTTAAGCGCCGAAGCGATCACCTGGGAAAAGAAGTCTTCCTGCAATTCAGGATCCACCCCCCGGGCCATATCAATGAGCATCCCTTCCCGGATGGAAACCAAAGGAACCACCACTTGGGCGGCGGAGGTCCGTTCAAGGAACAGTTTGTAGACCAGAATACCCGGCACAAAGCCCTCGGCATCTGTAAAGGGCACGTGGAGTTTCTGTACCGTTTCCTCGACACTGTAGTTCTGGACCTTTTCCACAAATTTGATAAAATCATCCCGGTTAATGATCCAGCAATTTTCGTTGATCTCCCGACCTATCATGGCCGCCACCAGTTGGGCATCCGAACCGGCGATAACAAAGGTTCTGACGTAGACAAGGACCATTTCGGCATTGAGAAATTCCGAGGTATTCCTGATGGTCTCATTGAGATACCGTTCCTGGGAGCGGATCGACCCCATAGCCATCCTGGACTGCTGATCAATCAAGATCGTTCCCAGCTTGAGGCTGTGGGCAGCCACCATCTTTCCCCGGCGCAGGAGCATAATTTCCGTGGACCCCCCGCCAACGTCAATGATCATCGAATTGGCCCGCCAGAATTGGGGGATATCGCTTTTCAGGGCAAACCGCGCCGCCAGGTACATCAGCCGGTTTTCCTCGATCCCCTCCACTACGGTAAAATTAAACCCTGTTTCCTGGCGTACCCGGTCCACAAATAGATCCCGGTTCTTAGCCGCCCTGAGGGCCGAAGTAGCTATGCAGTGGACATTTTCGTCGGCGATCCCCCAGCCCCGCAGGAATTCCCGGAAACTCTGGAGCACCGTAAGACATTCCAGCAGGGACTCCCGAGATACCTGCCCGGAGGTAAATACATCCCGGCCCAGGGCTATGGGTTTCCCCGCCCGATCCAGGAATTTCCATTGCCCGGCGCCGTGTATCTCAGCGATAATTGATCTGATGCCGGTGGATCCAATTTCCAGTATGGCCACCAGCTGGGTCGATTTTTCCATACATCACAGCTTGTCTATCAACATAGAGCATTTCCCCGAGGGGATGGGCAGGGTTTTCTTTTTCTTTCCCAGTATATTAATAGTAAAATAATACAATTTTTCGCTTTCCATGTGAATTTCCCAGCCCCGGCCGCTTTTATTGGAAAGAATGGTGATCATGTTCTTTTTGAGGGAAAGGTTCTCGATGCCCATGATTTCCAGGTTGGGGATGATCCAGTCCACGGTTTTCCGAGGGAGGGAGATAAACAGGCCGACGATGTTTTCTATGGTAAGACAGATGGTGGACAAGGCATCGTAGGTGAGGTACTGGGGCCGGGGAAAATCGGGGTTCTCCGGCCATTGGGCAGGACCTTCTTTTAAGGGCAGATAGGCTTCCCAGAGGTTGCCCTTGTGGTGGTTCCCGTCGGGGTTCATGGAGTCCAGTACAAAGTAGAGGTGGCGGATGGCGCATTCCCGGGCCAAGTCCCAGCGCTGGTACTTCTCCAGACCCTTGATCACCATAAAGGTCAGGTGAGGGTAGACCGAGCCCCGGAAGCCATTACCTGTTTCATCAAAACTGGGTTCCGATACGGCAACCGTAGGGAAAGGATGGGGGGCGCCAAAAAAAGTTGGATCCGAAAGTTTGTCGATGATCCGCTCCGCCTTATCATCGTTGGAAATCTCAGCCAGCAGGGGCCAGTAACCGGCAATGGTTTTTACTTTGATCCGTTTTTCGTCCTTATCAATATCATAGTAAAAGCCGTCATCCACATCCCACATCAGGGTATTCAGCCGGGTTTTCAGGGAAAAATACTGCCGTTTATACTGAAAACTGGCATCCTTATCGTTCAGAATATCCGCCAGGGCGGACATATAGAGCACATTGATGGCCATCATGGTGTTGAAATCAACCGGATAAGCCGCCTCTTCCCGGGGGGCATTCGGCATACCCGTAGCAGCTAAGGGAACCTCGTAGAGGCCGTTGGGGCGCTTAAATACCGAATCGATCCATGCATTGTACTTATCCAGGATAGGGATAACGTCCTTTACCCGCTTCTTGTTTCCCGATTTATGATAGAGGTTAAATTCCGCCCAGGCAAAGAGGGGCAGCCCCAGACCTTCCGGGTTATCCGATTCCACCACGGGCTCCCCATTTTCAATGGCATAAGCCGAGCGTATGGCCCCACTAGGTTCCTGGTGCTGGTAAAAGATATCCAAAGTAGGAAAAGCCTGGTAAATCCGGTTTGAATAGACTAAAAAAAAGGAGGAAAAAATGGCGTCAATCTGCTGAATCACCGGGCTGCCGGGGTAGGAAAAAAATTTCCCTTCCATAGCGCTTTTTTCGCCCTCCCCTTGCCAGCAGTCCTGAATCCACGCCCAGGTTTTATCATATATATCCACAAAATCCTGATCGTAAAAATGGATCTTGGGGAAATCACGTCTTGTCAACAGATGCTCCTTGTTTATCCTGTCGAGATTAGTCTATGTACATAAAAAAGTCAAACAAAAATCCATTTTCCCGAAAAATAGCTACTTACATTGATGATTGCGTCAACGTGTATTTTATTATACATTCAAAATGGCAAATTTTCCAGTCAATTTTTTTTATATTTAACAAAATTGATTGAAAGAAACCCCAAAAACCAGCTTGCGCGGGGAACTTCGTTGCATGTTGCCCAGGGGAGTGTATGAGAGGTGATGCCGGTGTATAAAACCCATATTTCTCTGGAAGTCCGTATTTTACTCCATACAGCGGCCCTGCCGGCAGCTGTGCCGGGGATCAAGACTTTTTGCGCGTGTGCTGCAGAGGGAGAAAAAAGCTCCTGCCCGGTCTGCCGGGGGGAAAAGGGCGCGATACCGGTTCTCAACCCCCTGGCCGCCCGGAAGGCTTATCTCCTTATCCGGAGCCTGGGCTGTTCCATTGTCAAAAAAGCCCCCTATGAAAGGAACCTCAATATCCCCCCAATACCCCAAGGTTCGGATGGAAAACCGACAATTGCCCTTTCCGGTTTATCCATAACCCTGGGGGTGGATGGCGCCCTGGACATCCTGTTCCACCGCCGGCGCAAACGGATACGGATCACCGAGGTCCGGCTGGAGGAAGATGCGGGCCGGCTGACCCATTCGAACCGGGGAAAGGGCGGACAGCCGGAAACCAGGATGGACTATTCCAGGGCGGGTATGCCCAGTCTGCGTATACGCACCGCGGCGGATTTTGAGATTGGCGAAGAAGCCGAGGTATTCCTGGGCGAACTGCGACGGCAGATCCAATACCTGGAGATTATGCCGGGAAACCCGCTTCCCGCCTGGGAAAATGTAATCCGCTGCAATGCCTATGTGGCCATGGCCCCCTATCCGGAAAACCCGGTTAATTTTGTCAAACTGCGGAACCTCAACTCACTGAACTTTGTGGGCAAGGCGGTAAACACCGAAATGTCCCGTCAGGAGGACATAGTCCTGAACGGCGGCACCGTGGTCCCGGAAAGCCGTCTCTGGAACGAAGCGAAAAACGCTACTGAATTCTTCCAAAACCGGCCTAGCGATGAAAAGCCCCGGTTTGTCACCGAGGACCTGCTCCCTTTCATCCCTGGTCCGGATATTTTGGAAGCCCTGGATAGCTTTTCCGTGGAACTCCCCGAAGCCCGGCGGAACCGCATGATTGCCGAATACGGCCTCACCCAGCACCAGGCGGAATTTGTCTGCGACGAAAAGCGCCGGGCGGATTACTTTGAAAAAACCGTCTCCTTGGGTACGGTACTTCCAGCGCCGACTTTAGTCGGCAAGCTTCCCGCGGATATTCCAGCGAAGCTCCCCGCAGAGAGCCGGGAAGCTGCCCAGTGGATGAGTTCCTATATTATCAAGGAATGTAACCGCCTGAATCTGACCATAGCGGACTCCCCCCTAAGCCCGGAACGCTTCGCGGAGATACTCCGTATGCTCAGGGACCATCGTATCCACGGCAGCATCGCCAAACAGGTGGTAAGCGCCGTTCTGGAGGACGACAGGGATCCCCAGGAGCTTATCACAGAACGGGGCTGGGAACAGCTTACCAACCGGGGGGATATAAAAAATATTGTTACCGCAATTATTACAGCCAATCCCCAGGAGGTGCGCCGCATACGGGAAGGGGATGCCCGGCCCATACAGTTCCTCACCGGTTTGATCATGAAGGAAACCGGGGGCATGGCGGAACCGACCCTGGTAAAGGATATACTCCGGGAAGAACTATCGGTGTCCCTGGTGTACGTCCTCTCCATGGGGGGCGCCATTTCCGGCCGGGTCGGGGAGGACGGCGCCGTAGAAGCCGGAGACGAACAGGTGTTGAAGGAACTGCTCTCAGGGGATGAATTCCCTGTAGACGCCTCCAAAGTCCGGTTCGAATCCATCCAGGTGGGGCGTATCCTCTCGGAGGAGATAGTCCCCTCGGACTGGGCCATCCTGATCGAAACCATCGCGGACCGGCTCAATTCGGGCACCGCCAACGGCATTGTGATCGCCCACGGCACGGACACCCTGCCCTATACAGCCCCCCTAATCTACTGGCTTTTTGCGGATGCCAATGCCCCCATAGTTTTTGCCGCCTCCTCAACCCCCCCGGGAGCCTCTTCAGAGGCCAAGCGAACCATGAAAAAAGCGGTGGCCCTGGCCCTGGGGAAATCTAAGGGTGTCTATGTGGTACATGGCGGCAAGGTCCTCTCCCCGCTGAACCTGAAATTTGAGCACATAGGTGTGGACGGTTTCCGGAACTGGAATATGGAAACCCCGGTTTTTTCCGGCACATCCCTCCTCACGGGTACCCTGGAAGCGGATCAGTACGTACTCGCCCAGCTCCTGGAAGATGCGATAAATTCCATGTGCGTGATCCGTATTTACCCGGGCCTCCGGGCAGACTACCTGGTTTCTCTGATGGACAAGGGTGTTAAAAACTTCTTTCTGGAATTGTACGACACAGGAACCGCAGGTTTTCGGGAGGGACCCTACTCTCTCAAGCGGGCTTTTACCCTGGGCAAACGCCGGGGAACCCACTTTTATTGCAGCTCCCAGCAGGAGGGCATAGTCGACTTTACCGGCTATACCAGTTCCCGGGAACTTTGGCGTGTAGGCGCAGTCCCCATGGGGGCTTATACCACCGAAACCGCCGTGGCCCGCTACCTGGCGGCCAGTATTATTGCGGACAGCGAAG from Treponema primitia ZAS-2 includes:
- a CDS encoding asparaginase domain-containing protein, producing MPVYKTHISLEVRILLHTAALPAAVPGIKTFCACAAEGEKSSCPVCRGEKGAIPVLNPLAARKAYLLIRSLGCSIVKKAPYERNLNIPPIPQGSDGKPTIALSGLSITLGVDGALDILFHRRRKRIRITEVRLEEDAGRLTHSNRGKGGQPETRMDYSRAGMPSLRIRTAADFEIGEEAEVFLGELRRQIQYLEIMPGNPLPAWENVIRCNAYVAMAPYPENPVNFVKLRNLNSLNFVGKAVNTEMSRQEDIVLNGGTVVPESRLWNEAKNATEFFQNRPSDEKPRFVTEDLLPFIPGPDILEALDSFSVELPEARRNRMIAEYGLTQHQAEFVCDEKRRADYFEKTVSLGTVLPAPTLVGKLPADIPAKLPAESREAAQWMSSYIIKECNRLNLTIADSPLSPERFAEILRMLRDHRIHGSIAKQVVSAVLEDDRDPQELITERGWEQLTNRGDIKNIVTAIITANPQEVRRIREGDARPIQFLTGLIMKETGGMAEPTLVKDILREELSVSLVYVLSMGGAISGRVGEDGAVEAGDEQVLKELLSGDEFPVDASKVRFESIQVGRILSEEIVPSDWAILIETIADRLNSGTANGIVIAHGTDTLPYTAPLIYWLFADANAPIVFAASSTPPGASSEAKRTMKKAVALALGKSKGVYVVHGGKVLSPLNLKFEHIGVDGFRNWNMETPVFSGTSLLTGTLEADQYVLAQLLEDAINSMCVIRIYPGLRADYLVSLMDKGVKNFFLELYDTGTAGFREGPYSLKRAFTLGKRRGTHFYCSSQQEGIVDFTGYTSSRELWRVGAVPMGAYTTETAVARYLAASIIADSEEELTQLMDSAVFSAGEKDPV